A part of Bubalus bubalis isolate 160015118507 breed Murrah chromosome 6, NDDB_SH_1, whole genome shotgun sequence genomic DNA contains:
- the ARHGAP30 gene encoding rho GTPase-activating protein 30 isoform X4 encodes MRHLVHMASFSAQTNMHARNLAIVWAPNLLRSKDIEASGFNGTAAFMEVRVQSIVVEFILTHVDQLFGGAALSGSEVESGWRSLPGVRVSGSPEDLMPRSLPYNLPSILQAGDGPPQMRPYHTIIEIAEHKRKGSLKVRKWRSIFNLGRSGHETKRKLPRGAEDREDKSDKGTLRPAKSMDSLSAVAGVSDEPEGLVGSNSPRPGPLLTESLENDSVEAAECEQEPDPEALGGTSSEPGTPRPGRSAVRVGGSSHAERRAGVHISEPYDVNLPAHISNMLNISSNNISISLAGFARGLERPALQPRPSPASGPGPGPGLGPGPPDEKLEASPAPGPSADSGPVDVAPALEDCLSQEVQDSFSFLEDSSSSEPEWVGVEDGEVAKAGPAGAAFSPGEEDPGMGYLEELLGAGPQVEEFSVEPPLDDLSLDEAQFVLAPSCCSLDSPGPRPETEEESGEEVFLSAYDDLSPLLEPKLPSWEGPGSEEEKVAGSGRQEASGQAEGEQALCEGGVDEGEPGSRRDNGEEAEGRPESGVEGREATEEGAEAEGSQKVTDSLKEGCGEETEETEATAEEYKGQQEGERTEEAKGVGETGGEQAKDKGKEGKTERQEGAEEGDEAQVAAGKDSEHEAQENQIAEESWEVVHKQEGEGGREDEVKGQRGDEGQEAGEDHGDGEDSRIPEAAAEGGAGEISKERECGHGEAEGDQRAGGERVEEGSLPEGSRVESLEVDSAKEGNSQSSEIEQAAPQPPRPEEMDPEGQPNPLGSAGGVGMRLASTLVQVQQVRSVPVVPPKPQFAKMPSAMCGKIHVAPANPCPKPGRLDGDRAWGSRASRSSWRNGGSLSFDAAVALARDRQRTEAQAVRRTQTCTGAGDYSLIPKTSPYSLIPAYAPRPLSCLEIPAEGTEGSGPRSRFSLPPREPQPPDPLMSPQRRSYGFETQANSGKGEGL; translated from the exons ATGAGGCACTTGGTGCACATGGCCTCATTCAGCGCCCAGACCAACATGCATGCGCGCAACCTGGCCATCGTGTGGGCCCCCAACCTGCTGAG GTCTAAGGACATAGAGGCCTCAGGCTTCAATGGGACGGCAGCCTTCATGGAGGTGCGTGTGCAGTCCATCGTCGTCGAGTTCATCCTCACGCATGTGGACCAGCTTTTTGGGGGTGCTGCTCTCTCTG gTAGTGAAGTGGAAAGTGGATGGCGGTCACTTCCAGGGGTCCGGGTGTCAGGCAGCCCTGAGGACCTTATGCCACGGTCCCTGCCCTACAATCTGCCTAGCATCCTGCAGGCTGGTGATGGACCCCCCCAGATGCGGCCCTACCACACCATCATAGAGATTGCAGAGCATAA GAGGAAGGGGTCTCTGAAGGTCAGAAAGTGGAGATCCATCTTCAACCTGGGTCGCTCTGGCCATGAGACCAAACGCAAACTTCCACGGGGGGCTGAGGACAGGG AGGACAAATCTGATAAGGGGACTCTGCGGCCAGCCAAGAGCATGGACTCGCTGAGTGCTGTGGCTGGGGTTAGTGATG AACCAGAGGGGCTGGTCGGATCCAACAGTCCTCGGCCAGGCCCACTGCTGACAGAAAGCCTGGAGAATGATTCCGTGGAAGCGGCAGAGTGTGAGCAGGAGCCCGACCCAGAGGCGCTGGGTGGCACGAGCTCCGAGCCTGGCACACCACGACCTGGGCGGTCAGCAGTCCGTGTTGGGGGCAGCAGCCATGCAGAGCGCCGTGCTGGTGTCCATATCTCAGAGCCCTATGATGTCAACCTCCCAGCACACATCAGCAATATGCTCAACATATCCTCAAACAACATCTCTATCTCCTTGGCGGGATTTGCCCGTGGTCTTGAACGCCCTGCCCTACAGCCCCGGCCAAGCCCTGCCTCTGGCCCCGGTCCTGGCCCTGGCCTTGGCCCTGGCCCCCCAG ATGAGAAGTTGGAGGCAAGTCCAGCCCCAGGTCCCTCGGCTGACTCGGGCCCAGTGGACGTGGCCCCTGCCCTGGAGGACTGCCTGTCCCAGGAGGTGCAGGATTCCTTCTCCTTCCTAGAGGACTCAAGCAGCTCAGAACCtgagtgggtgggggtggaggacgGGGAGGTGGCCAAGGCGGGACCAGCAGGAGCAGCCTTCTCCCCTGGGGAGGAAGACCCTGGGATGGGCTACCTGGAGGAGCTCCTGGGAGCTGGGCCTCAG GTGGAGGAGTTCTCTGTGGAGCCACCCCTGGATGACCTGTCCCTGGATGAGGCACAGTTTGTCCTGGCTCCCAGCTGCTGTTCCCTGGACTCTCCTGGCCCCAGGCCTGAAACAGAGGAGGAAAGCGGGGAGGAAGTCTTCCTGAGTGCCTATGATGACCTAAGTCCCCTTCTGGAGCCCAAACTCCCAAGCTGGGAGGGTCCAGGCAGTGAAGAGGAAAAGGTGGCAGGGTCCGGAAGACAGGAGGCTTCAGGACAGGCTGAGGGTGAGCAAGCCTTGTGTGAGGGTGGAGTGGACGAGGGGGAGCCTGGAAGCAGACGGGACAATGGCGAGGAGGCTGAAGGGAGGCCAGAGAGTGGCGTGGAGGGCAGAGAGGCCACTgaggaaggagcagaggctgAGGGGAGCCAGAAGGTGACTGACAGTTTGAAAGAAGGATGTggggaagagacagaggagacagaggccaCGGCAGAGGAGTACAAAGGTCAGCAGGAGGGTGAGAGAACGGAGGAAGCGAAGGGTGTGGGAGAAACTGGAGGAGAGCAGGCTAAAgacaaggggaaggaaggaaagacgGAGAGACAGGAAGGTGCTGAGGAAGGAGACGAAGCCCAGGTAGCAGCTGGAAAGGACTCAGAGCATGAGGCCCAGGAAAACCAAATTGCTGAAGAGAGCTGGGAGGTTGTACACAAACAAGAGGGTGAAGGAGGCAGAGAAGATGAGGTCAAAGGACAAAGGGGAGATGAGGGTCAAGAGGCAGGAGAAGACCACGGAGATGGCGAAGACAGCAGGATCCCAGAAGCAGCAGCTGAAGGAGGAGCAGGGGAGATCAGCAAGGAACGGGAGTGTGGACATGGAGAAGCTGAGGGAGACCAGAGAGCTGGAGGTGAACGTGTAGAAGAGGGTTCCCTTCCTGAAGGGTCACGGGTAGAGTCCCTGGAGGTTGACAGTGCCAAAGAGGGAAACTCCCAGTCCTCTGAGATAGAACAGGCAGCCCCACAGCCACCTCGGCCGGAGGAGATGGATCCTGAGGGGCAGCCCAATCCCCTTGGCTCAGCTGGCGGTGTGGGCATGCGCCTGGCTTCCACCCTCGTTCAGGTCCAACAGGTCCGCTCTGTGCCTGTGGTGCCCCCCAAACCACAGTTTGCCAAGATGCCCAGTGCAATGTGTGGCAAGATCCACGTGGCACCAGCAAACCCATGCCCAAAGCCTGGCCGGCTCGATGGGGACAGGGCCTGGGGCTCCCGAGCCTCCCGCTCCTCTTGGAGGAATGGGGGTAGTCTTTCCTTTGATGCTGCTGTGGCCCTGGCCCGGGACCGCCAAAGGACTGAAGCTCAGGCCGTTCGGCGGACCCAGACTTGTACTGGTGCTGGGGACTACAGCCTCATCCCCAAAACCTCCCCCTACAGCTTGATCCCTGCCTACGCTCCCCGGCCCCTTAGCTGCCTGGAGATCCCAGCTGAGGGCACAGAAGGGTCTGGACCCCGGAGTCGGTTTAGCCTGCCCCCCAGAGAACCCCAACCTCCTGATCCCCTTATGTCCCCCCAGCGCCGATCATATGGATTCGAAACACAGGCTAACTCTGGGAAAGGTGAGGGACTGTAA